CTGGATGATGGTGTGATGAATACCTACTTCCAACTCTGGATGACCAGTCCTGACAAGATTTTAGCAGACTTATCACAGCGCTTTGTCAACCGCAAGGTCTTTAAATCCATTACCTTTTCACAAGAGGATCAAGACCAACTCGCCAGCATGAGAAAATTAGTTGAGGATATCGGCTTTGATCCGGACTACTACACTGCTATTCATAAGAACTTCGACCTCCCTTATGATATCTATCGTCCCGAATCTGAAAATCCACGAACACAGATTGAGATTTTACAAAAAAATGGAGAACTAGCCGAACTCTCTAGCCTGTCTCCTATCGTCCAATCTCTTGCTGGCAGTCGACACGGAGATAATCGCTTTTATTTTCCAAAAGAAATGTTGGACCAAAACAGCATCTTCGCAAGCATTACCCAGCAATTTTTACACTTGATTGAGAACGATCATTTTACCCCAAATAAAAACTAGAAGAGGAATTTTATGAGTATTAAACTAATTGCCGTCGATATTGACGGAACCCTAGTCAACAGCCAAAAGGAAATCACTCCTGAAGTCTTTTCTGCCATCCAAGATGCCAAAGAAGCTGGTGTCAAAGTCGTGATTGCAACTGGCCGCCCTATCGCAGGTGTTGCCAAACTTCTCGACGACTTGCAGTTGAGAGACGAGGGTGACTATGTTGTGACTTTCAATGGTGCCCTTGTCCAAGAAACCGCTACAGGACATGAGATTATCAGCGAATCCTTGACTTATGAGGACTATCTGGATATGGAATTTCTCAGTCGTAAGCTTGGTGTTCACATGCACGCCATTACCAAGGACGGTATCTACACTGCCAATCGCAATATCGGAAAATACACAGTGCACGAATCAACCCTCGTCAGCATGCCTATCTTCTACCGCACCCCTGAAGAAATGGCCGATAAAGAAATCGTCAAGTGTATGTTCATCGATGAACCAGAAATCCTCGATACTGCTATCGAAAAGATACCAGCCGAATTTTACGAGCGCTACTCTATCAACAAATCTGCTCCTTTCTACCTCGAACTCCTTAAAAAGAATGTGGACAAAGGTTCAGCCATCACTCACCTAGCTGAAAAACTCGGATTGACCAAAGATGAAACCATGGCTATCGGTGACGAAGAAAACGACCGTGCCATGCTGGAAGTCGTTGGCAACCCTGTAGTCATGGAAAACGGAAATCCAGAAATCAAAAAAATCGCCAAATACATCACCAAAACAAATGACGAATCTGGCGTTGCCCATGCCATCCGTACATGGGTACTGTAAAATAATTTGAATATAGAAAAAGCACTCCAGAAGTTAGAGATAATGTACTGACCCCAAAAGTTAGACAGAAAAATCTTACTTTTGGGGTGCAGTTTAAGATTCAGTATTTTTGGTTTCTAGTTCTATCCCCTTAATAATTATTAAATCTGAAAAACATAGTACATTATGTAAAACCTTTTTCAATTTTTTATTTTACTACAAATTAATATTATTTTTTCTAATGATAATTGATCCACTAATCTTCCTTTATAAATATTGCAGTGCTTTTCTTAATTAGCTTTTTTTCATAACTCTTTATAAGAATAACCAATAAACTACTTAGTAATCCCAAAATAACTAGACTTAATCTCGGGTTTAAAAGCCAATTAAAATAAGCAGCCAGTATCCCTCCAAAAGGAGCAAAAATGGTAGCTATTACAAAAGAACTAGAAAGTATCTTTCCAATATTATACACAGTACTTTCTTGCTGCTGTATTGTTGTGATCGAAACAGAAGCTATTGTAATTAATCCGCTCAAAATTGAATAACAAATTCCAAAAAATATCCAATTTTCTACTATTCCGCTTGCCATAATGACAAGTGGGATAGTTGCCATTGATATATTCATTAAGATAAAGGTATTCTTCTTATTCAAAAAAGTAGAAAGAAGGGTTACTGCTATCAAACTACCAAATCCAGCAATGGAGTAAACAATCCCAACAAGACTATTTGATAATTTTAATTGATCCTGTAAATAATAAATAATCGTTGCATTGAAGCCTAGCATAGCGATATTCACAACAATAGTAAAGAGTAAAGAAATCCTCAACTTAATATTTGTAAAGTTCTCTTTAAAACCTACAAAAATTTCTTTTATATCATCATTACCATTCTCCTTGTGTTCTTGATCTGGAATATATGAAATTAGTATTGAAAGAAATAACAATAAGAAAGAAGCACTATTTATAAAAAAAATACTATTAATATTAAACTTTAACATTAATACCCCTGCTAGAGCTGGAGAAATTAATTTTGAAATAGTTCGTACACCTTGAAATTGAGAATTATATTTTTGTAATTCTTCCTTCTCAAATAAAGCAGGAGTAATGACTGAGAATCCTGTTTGAAAAAGTGTCGAAAATAAAGGTAGCAAAAATGCAATAACATAGTAAAAAAATATAGAAACTGAATATTTAGATAATATTGGTATTACACTACATAATAATGCAGGTATTAATGTAGACCATAATAGTATTTTTTTCTTATTGAAATTATCTAATAAGTAACCCATAACGAATCCCAACAAGAATTGAGGTAACAATTCAATAATCACCATTCCTCCCATTGCAAAAGACGAATGAAATTCTTGGTAAATTAAGATTGGAAAAGCAATTTTCTGAAATCTATCTCCAACATTTGATATAAACTCACCAAAAGTAATTGTATAAAACGTTTTCTTATTAATATCCAAAATGTCCCTTCTTTCTAGTTAAACCACGATGAATATCACTTTTTATGAAATCGGTAAGACTTATTCCAAACCTCTTTGCAAGAGTTGGTACCGCACTATTTTCACTTAAACCATACATAGTTACTAACTCAATGAAATATACATCCTCGCCAGATACTCTAAAATCAAGATAACAAGTACCATCTATTTCATAATAATCCAAAATAAAGGTAATATTCAACCTCCGACTATAATGATAATATCCACAATCAATAACAATATTCATGTAAATTTTAAAAGTTTTTTTCATACTGAACCTCCCTTTATTTTTTATTTATTGTATAATAAATAAAAAACCTTTGAAATTTTGTTGGGAAAATGGGAAATATGAAATCAAAACTTGGTATAACACTCAGAAAAATTCGAAAAGGAAAGAAAATAAGTTTATCTTCAATTGCTGATAGTAATTTATCTAAATCTCAAATCTCTAGATTTGAACGTGGAGAATCAGAAATCTCTTGTATTCGACTAATCAATATTTTAGATAAATTGCATATAACTTTGGATGAATTTATTATTCTTCATGAAAATAATTCTACTAAAACTGGATCATTCGCTAACTTGGTGCAATATATTCGAAAACACTACTCCATAAAAAATTTTGATATTATTATTAAATTACTATCAAACTCTTCAAGTTATAACTTGGGTCCTTATGAAAAGACAATGGTAAAATCGATTCTCTATACAACAAATAAAAATTTTCTCCCCTCGGACGAGGAGTTATTACAGCTAACAGACTATCTTTTTAAAGTTGAAAACTGGGGTTACTATGAAATTATACTATTAGGTAACTGTGTAAGAACAATTAAATATAACTCCTACTTCCTATTAACTATAGAAATGTTAAAAAATTATATCTATTCAACATTAAATAAGACAAATAAACGGCTTGTTACACAATTGGCAATCAATTGCCTAATTGTTAGTATTGATAAAGAAGAATTTCAAAATTGTAGTTTTCTAATCAAAGAAATTAAAAAATTACTAAATAATGAATTAAACTATTATGAACAAACCGTCTTCTTATATACATGTGGATACTTTGAATTTAAGTGCAATCCTGCGAACGGAATCGAAAAGATGAAACAAGCACTTCAGGTATTTGAAATTCTAGGAGAACATAATATAAAAGCACAGTACCAAGAGCACTATGACAAATATATTAATCAATAGCAAATCTTTAACCACCATAGGATTAGTTCTTGTTATTCCAATAGTATTTCTGTACTAAATTTTTTATCAAAATCCTTATCATTAAGTACTTTTAAAAACATTTCTAAATTTTTTATTATGCTCTTATACTCATAAAGATAATGATCTAGCTCCTCTTGAAACACTCTTATTTCTTCGCTTACTTGTTCTACTGTAATTGATTCTGGCAAATTTAATTTTGAAAAGTCATATCTTGCAAGCTTTCGACTGCTCACATACTCACTCTTCAAATTGATAAGCACTTCCGCCATCTTATTTAAGTTGGCGATTTTTTCATTAATTTGATTGAGTTTTATATCTATCTCTGCTATTTCTTTTACTAACTCGTCTTTAATGTCTTGGTATTTCTTATCTGCTTCAGTTAATTCAATGAAGAGGTTAATCTCAGTAATCTTTTCCTGTAGACTCTTAACTGTAGGTCTTCTGTATGGTATTACTCGACTATCATTGGTTAGCTGTCTTATCAATGTTCGTCCTTTGACATACTGATTCTTATCCGAATGTTCTTTGTT
The Streptococcus toyakuensis genome window above contains:
- the yidA gene encoding sugar-phosphatase, encoding MSIKLIAVDIDGTLVNSQKEITPEVFSAIQDAKEAGVKVVIATGRPIAGVAKLLDDLQLRDEGDYVVTFNGALVQETATGHEIISESLTYEDYLDMEFLSRKLGVHMHAITKDGIYTANRNIGKYTVHESTLVSMPIFYRTPEEMADKEIVKCMFIDEPEILDTAIEKIPAEFYERYSINKSAPFYLELLKKNVDKGSAITHLAEKLGLTKDETMAIGDEENDRAMLEVVGNPVVMENGNPEIKKIAKYITKTNDESGVAHAIRTWVL
- a CDS encoding MFS transporter, yielding MDINKKTFYTITFGEFISNVGDRFQKIAFPILIYQEFHSSFAMGGMVIIELLPQFLLGFVMGYLLDNFNKKKILLWSTLIPALLCSVIPILSKYSVSIFFYYVIAFLLPLFSTLFQTGFSVITPALFEKEELQKYNSQFQGVRTISKLISPALAGVLMLKFNINSIFFINSASFLLLFLSILISYIPDQEHKENGNDDIKEIFVGFKENFTNIKLRISLLFTIVVNIAMLGFNATIIYYLQDQLKLSNSLVGIVYSIAGFGSLIAVTLLSTFLNKKNTFILMNISMATIPLVIMASGIVENWIFFGICYSILSGLITIASVSITTIQQQESTVYNIGKILSSSFVIATIFAPFGGILAAYFNWLLNPRLSLVILGLLSSLLVILIKSYEKKLIKKSTAIFIKED
- a CDS encoding helix-turn-helix domain-containing protein encodes the protein MKSKLGITLRKIRKGKKISLSSIADSNLSKSQISRFERGESEISCIRLINILDKLHITLDEFIILHENNSTKTGSFANLVQYIRKHYSIKNFDIIIKLLSNSSSYNLGPYEKTMVKSILYTTNKNFLPSDEELLQLTDYLFKVENWGYYEIILLGNCVRTIKYNSYFLLTIEMLKNYIYSTLNKTNKRLVTQLAINCLIVSIDKEEFQNCSFLIKEIKKLLNNELNYYEQTVFLYTCGYFEFKCNPANGIEKMKQALQVFEILGEHNIKAQYQEHYDKYINQ